GTATTATTGTTACCAAATAAAAGGATTCTTTATAGGCTGTGTTTTCCTATTTTTTTTGTATTAAAACTGTTGCTCTTTGATCTCCATCAGCGTTTTCAACAACGCCTCATGCAGCATTTTGGTTAATGCCGGATTTTCAAATATTTTATTATTAATCTCAAGTTCAATTCCGATATATTTCTCCGGCTGAAGAATTTTTTTAAGCTTGAGAGGCAGGCAGTCAGAGATGCCCCTGTATGGATAATTCATTCTTGTTCTGAACGATGGCGTTTCTTTATCAAGTTTCTGTTTCCAGAGAGAGCAAAATGTTTTTTCAGGCTTTCTTTTTGGGTCATAGAGAAAACCGATGTCAGCGTTTCTGACCTTGTCGTTCATGACAGGCGTGAAGGAGTGAACCGCGATGTGTATAACCCCTTGTTCCTCGGCAAGCCTTGTTATCTCTGTTTCAACTTTATTTCTGTAAGGAAAATAATATTTTTCAAGGATACGATCTTTTTCCTCTTTATTAAGGATACAAGTGAATTCCGAGAATAGATTTTTGCTGAAGGTCGATCTGTTAAGGTCAACAACAAGCCTTGTTGTTTCGGAATAAAAAAAAGGAGCTTCAAGCCCCGCGGAAATTTTCCTGGCAAGCTCAAGCCCTCCTATGTCATATCCCCTGTGATTTTCAAGAATCTTACATGCTTTTGAAAAATATTCGGCAAGTTCCCCCGGCACTTTGTTGCCGCCATGTTCGCAGGTGATTATGAACTTGGCTTTTTCTATACTCTTCATTTATTTGATCACATTCCTTGAGCCTTTGTAATGGCTGTCCCAGTATTCGTCACTCAGTTTATCTATTCGTACTTTGCCGCCGCTTGAGGGCGCGTGAATGAATCTGTCGTTGCCTATGAAAATACCAACATGGTTTGGGGAGAACAGCTTGCCTATGGAGCCCCATCTTGTAAAAAAAACTAGATCACCATTTCTCATTTCATCAAAATCAACATCCTGGCCTGAGTCAAACTGGCTCCCGGATGTTCTTGGAATCCTGATCCCTGCTTTATTGTACACAAATGATGTAAAACCTGAACAGTCGAATCCTTTTGGAGTTGTGCCTCCTGGCTTATAAGGGCATCCTTTATACTTTAGCGCAGTCTGTACGATTTTTTCCCTTAATGCATCTTCTTCTTCATGCCTTGGAGCGACAGCAGAACAGCCTGACATTAGTATTATAAAGAATAAAAGAAGCGGGATGAATAAAATTCCCCGTTTTTTTGTTTTAAAATTTAAGATCGTTTGTGTGGGTGTAAAGCTTGACAGGGTCGCAAAAAATTCAATTTCAGTCATTCTGGCGAAGGCCTGAATCCAGAAGCAGCTGTAATTACTGGATGCCGGATCAAGTCCTGCATGACGCCAATGCCATTTTTTGACTTTTTGCGAGTCCATCAAGCTTATAAATCTGTCTCTCTGTGCAAAATACATTTTCCCATCCTGTAAATCAGTAGCTGCTCATTTTGTAATAGAAAAATGGGTTTACACCAAGGGGAAATTTGGCTTTGGGGACTATATTATCAAGAAATCTGTAAGAATCGGTCAGGATTAGAAGCGGGAAGTATAAGGCCCGGATTCCCCGGGCCCAATTTTTTGGATTCTGTTTATTGTGACTATTCCGGCCTTGTTACTGCGTAAAGAACAGACATCGCCGCTGAATATACGCTCATCCATACTATGGAAAGGGTCAGGAGCGCTGAGGCGTTTGGATCGGCAGATAAAGTACTCAGAAACTCAATCTTGTTGCCTGCGACAAGAAACAGAATTTCATAAGCCGCAAAAAAAATAACAAGCGAGATCATCCACTTCTGGCATCTGCTCAGAATGACCTTCACAATATCTTCTCCCGGCCTTTTCTTGGCAATACTCCTTATTGCGAGAATTGCTACAAGTCCGGCAATTAGAACGCCAAGTGTCAGAGGTATTGTCAGAATGTTTTCAGGAAAGGGCAGGGGTAGCCCCAGGACAGTCATTAAATGGACATATATTCCTCCAATGGCTCCTACGCCTGAAAGATACATGAACAAAGAAAATATAGAATTCATTCCATCCGCCTTTTTGAAAATTGAACGATTCGTTTGATCCAGGGATTAAAAAATATTTTTTTCGAGATCTTTTGCAGATATATGAGCATTAAACGGAAAACAAGAAAAAAAGTCGGTGAAAATTCTGAAATTCATCGATTGATGGAGTCGCAAAAGTCTAAAAATGGCTTAAGCGTCATGCCGGACTTGATCCGGCATCCATTAATTACAGCTGCTTCTGGATTCCGGCCTGCGCCGGAATGACGGAAATAGGACTTTTTGCGACCTTGTCATCTATTAAATCATAAACTCTTTTCCCTATAATGCTTTTTTAGACTCCTGCATCATCTCTCAGTCCAATAACAGCAAGTCTGAGTCCTTCAGCATTTGCCTCTTCTGGATGAATTGGATTCCCCACTACATATTCAATTTTTGAAAAAAAGCGTTTAGGGAATTTCATCATGGCATTGCCGTCTTTATGGCTGAAAAAACTTCCCCAAAGCCCGCGCAGTGCAGACGGAACCACAGGTACCTGGTTTTTTTCAAGAATTTTTTCTATTCCGTTTTTGAATTCATGTATGTCTCCTGTTTTGGTGATCATGCCTTCAGGAAAAATGCAGACTATTTCACCTGCATCAAGGGCTTCTGCAATTGAAACAAAAGCTTTTTCATAAATTTCGGGATTCTGCTTGCGGGAACAAATGGGGATTGCCTTTGCAGTCGTAAAGATGAAATTCATCACAGGTATTTTGAAAATTGACGAGTCCATTACAAATCTGGCCGGTCTTCTGCAAAGACTGGCAATGATAAGTGCGTCCACATAGCTGACATGATTGCTGACAATCACAGCCGGGCCTTCGGATGGAATCATATGAAGATTTTTATGCTTAATTCTGTAGATGATGTGGGTCAGCACCCATACGAGACAGCGCATGGTGAATTCAGGAACAAGGGTGTAAATATATAAGGCAACAACTATATTCATTATTGTCAGAATTAAGAAGAAAATCGGAATCGAAAGCCCGAATTTACCGAGCAGAATTCCGGCCATAGCGGCTGAAGCAACCATGAATAAAGCGTTCAGGATGTTATTGGCAGCAATTACCCTTGATCTGAGCTCTGGTTCTGTCCTGACCTGGATAAGCGCATATAGCGGAACAATATAAAGGCCTCCGAATATGCCTATGAGGACAAGATCCACGAGAACCCTTATGCTTCCGCTGGTTTTAAGAAACTCCATAACAGTCAGCAGATGGTCGGGATTTGTCGCGCTGTAGGACATTGCAAGATCAATCCCGAAAATTGAAAGACCTATCGAGCCAATTGGAACAAGGCCGTATTCGATTTTTCTGCCTGAAAGCCATTCACAAAGGAGTGAGCCTGCACCGATCCCGACTGAAAACATCGTCAAAAGGAGCGTTACAACTCCTTCGCCGCTTCCGAGAATTGTTTTTGTGTAATTTGGAATCTGGGTCAGATAGGACGCGCCAAGAAACCAGAACCATGAAATGCCGAGCACGGAAAGAAAGACGCTTTTTTCTCTTTTGGCGAATTTTATGGTTTTGATTGATTCTGCGATCGGGTTAAGGCCAATTTTAAGATTTTTGTCAGCAGCCTCGGCCTTTGGAATAAATGAACTCGCCAGCCAGCCCATGAAGGCTATTATTATGACTGTTATTCCAGCGTATATTCTCCCATTTTCCTGCTGAATGAGAATTCCTCCGAGTATCGTGCCAATAAGTATGGCAACAAAGGTTCCCATTTCAACAAGAGCGTTGCCACCTATTATTTCATGGCTTTCAAGGTGCTGAGGAATAATGCTGTATTTTACAGGCCCGAAAAAAGCTGAATGCATTCCCATCAGAAAAAGGAGGAAGAGCAGGGCCGAGTTGCTTCTGTAATAAAAAGCAAATGTAGCGCATATCATTATCAGGATTTCAGCGATTTTGATTATTTGAATAATCCTGGATTTGTCGAATTTGTCGGCAATCTGGCCAGCTGTGGCAGAAAATAGAAAGAATGGCAGAATAAAAAGCCCTGCCGCAAGATTCATGAGAATATCAGATTCTCCCTTTGCCACGTTTCCTGCATGAAAGGCCAGAGTCAGTATGAGGGAGTTTTTGAATACATTGTCATTAAAAGCTCCGCAGAACTGAGTCCAGAAAAAAGGGGCGAATTTTTTCATGCGAAGAAGTTTGAACTGACTGTGTTCGTCCGGCATCTGCGGATCATACACGCTGCTCATCATAAGCTCCTTTATATTCATGTGGGAGGTCTGTAAAAATTAATCATGATTGATATACCCGAATAAGATCAAAGGCAACTCTAAGTATTAAACTGTTCTTTTACATTTGTCGACCAGCTATGAATTGACAATGTCAGATGTGGCTGGTAGTTATCTATGAGTTCCTTGTTTTTTATGAAAAACTGTGTTTATTGAAGGTGTGGCGAAGGAAACCATGTGTTTTAGGAGGTTCTTTGTGTCTGGGAAACATTATCTTTACTTTATGATTGTCCTGCTTGCCCTGATGAATATCGGATGTGCCTCGTCAGGCATGAAAAAAGTGGAAAAAACCGGTTTTCTTGGTGACTACAGTGGTTTAAAACAAGGTGGCGGGGATCAGGCCGCCTATGGTTACAGCAGGCCAGGCGCTGATTTGAGCAAATATGACAAAATACTTATCGAAAAGGTCTGCGTTTGTTTGCTTGGTCAGGAAGAAAGCACTGATTTAGAGCCAATTCTTCTCCGCGAGTTTGCCGATTATTACGATCAGGCGATAACTTCGGCAGTATTTGATAAATATAAGATTGTTGATGAGCCTGGGCCAGGGGTTCTGAGGGTCAGGGCTGCAATAACGGATGTCAAACCAGCATCGCCCATAATAAATACTCTGTCTTCGGTGTCTCCTCTTGGAATTTCCATATCTTTAGCCACAAAAATCGTTACGGATAAAAATCTCGGAACAGGAGAGGCTGCAAGCGAGATTGAAGTTCTTGATTCTGTGACAGGCGAACGTCTTGCTGCCGATGTCGACAGACGTCAGGGCGGGAAAATGATTTTTCGCGATAAATGGACAGATACCAAAAATGCCTTTGACCACTGGGCAAGCCGGCTGAGAATAAGGCTGGAAGCTATGTGCGTAAGGGATTAACGCAAATACTTTTCCCTTATTCTTTCAATTGTTCCATCCTTTTTTAGGTCATCAATTGTTTTATTGAATCGGGCAATTATCTCTGGTTCAGTGTCCTTATTAAACCCAAAAGCTGTTTCGCTTTTGTTTATAAGATAAATTACTTCATATTGGTTTGGATCAATGCCGTAGAGTTTCATGTTGTATGCGGCTGTATCTTCACCATATGAGATGGCATCCATTCTGCCCATTGCAAGTTTTCTGACAAGAGTTTCCGCTGAACTTGATCTCTCAAGCTTATCCATTTGGCATCCAGCAGAGACGAGGAATTGTTCTCCTGCATCTTCCCTTACAGTTCCTATGATTATATTCTTCAGTTCATTGATGGAGTCAATTTTATATTTTTTGCTTTTTTTTGCTATGATTACGTTGTTGTTGCTCAATATCGGGTTTGAGAAAATAAAATGTTTTTTTCTTTCTTCTGTGATCCCCATCGAAAACAGGCAGGAGTTTTTTTCGTTTTTTAAATACATGTATCCCCTGGCCCAGGGCAGAACCTCTATATCTGGTTTTTTAGGGCCTATTCCCGATCTTTTCCAGATTTCATTGAGTATATCAACGCTTATTCCCTTTAAAATTCCGCGTTCTGTATAATTGTAAGGGGCATATTCCTCTGTCATCCACCTGATTTTTTGAAAATCAGGGGAAGACTCCTGTCCGAATATCAGGGCAGGAAATATGGAAATCAAGACAATTGCCATTGAGAATGATCTGGGCATTTCCTTTCTCCTTAAGTAAATATGTTGCAGACTTGTATATGGATTTCCTATACTTTTATGTGTTTCCCATCACCATATTTCTTCCGCCCTTTTTAGCGGCATAGAGATAGCTTTCAGACTGTTTAATCATTTCCCATATTAATTCCTGGGGTTCTTCTTTTATGTGGCCGTCCATCGACCCAATGCTGACGGTCACACCGGTTTTTTCAATGTTAGCTTCTTCCACGGCGGATCTGATTTTTTCAGCCACAAGACTTGCTCCTTTATGTCGAACTTCAGGCAGGAAAATAATAAATTCATCTCCGCCGTATCTTCCAATTAAGTCAGATGCTCTCAGGCTTGATTTAATAATTTCAGAAATCTGTTTAAGCATTCTGTCTCCGATCTGGTGTCCCTGCGCCTCATTTATTTTTTTGAAATGATCTATATCAATCAGGATGATTCCAATGCCGGAGTTATTTCTTCTTGAAAGCTCCGCGAGCTGTTCTGCCACCACCATGAAGCCTCTTCTGTTATACGCTGACGTAAGTTCGTCGATTATTGTCTGGCGGGCAATTCTGTTACTTTCTTTCCAGATATGGAGAAGGGTTTCTCCGAGCAGTTCAAGTTCAGGAGTAATCAGTCCATGTTTTTTCAGAATTTCATCGAAGCCCTTGATATGAGCCATATAATCTGTCTCAGGATTCAATCCTTCAGCATTTCTTCCCAGTATGTGGAATAGAAGTTCAAATGCCGGATTCATCATGTAGAATTCAAGTTTGTATGCGATTAAAAATGTTTCAAGGATTGAATTGGAATCTTCGGCTTTTTTGAGAAGCTCCTGGGTTTTGTTCAGGCTGAGTTCCAGTTCCTTCGCCACCGAATCAGGAGAATCGAATATCTCAGGCAGTCCATTTTTGTTGGACAGTTTAATTATGGTTTTCCAGAATTCAATATGCCTTTCTTCGGTCGTCTTTGTCTCCAGCCAAAAATTCTTTATTCCCTGGTTCTCACAGGTGTTGGTGAATCTATCGTAGATATTTTTCGCTGCCAAATCGAGCTTTAGGCACAGGCTTACGATGTCAAGGGTGGTTATACTGTTTTCCATGCTATAATCCTGATAAATAGGCAGTTGTTTATAAAATTTCTGTGGCTTCTCAGTGTGTACGACTATGACTTTTTGCGCAGGTTTTTCAAAAACGAGACAGCTCTGTTCATAATGAGCAAATGATTGCTGAAAATCACAAAAGAAGAAAGGTGCGTGGCTTGGAAAATTTGCCCTGTTTTCAATTCAAAGGCTGTCTCATTGCTTTAATCGGCTTGGTTTCGTAAGCAGTTATGATGTTCGGTTTAAGCCGACTTACAATCTTTAAAGTATAAACTTCTGCTTCGTAAAACACAAACAATAATAGGTGTTCGAGCTCTTCGTCGGCAGGAATGAAAAAATAATATCCTGCCGGAGTTTCTTGTTCACCCCAATGAATCAGTTGATTGGATATGGTTCTGCCCAGTAAGCATAAGGGCTTTGCTCAAAAATCCCCTTTTTAGATGAATACTGATGCAGCTTGATTATGTGCTTTTGAGTCTGCTCTGTCTCGTTGCCTTTAAGCGCAATATCCAGAATATAATATTGCTTTTTGTATTTTACTATTGAGCTAAAATTGCCCGCGTCAGGATTGTTTTCATTGACAGTGACTTCCTGCTTTATCTTGCATGTGTTTTTATCTATTCTCCAAAATCCTGGAATAAGATCTGACCTTCCTGTAGCTGAAGCAGGTTCCGTATAAAGCATATATTCATAGTCAGAATTTTTTGAGGAAAGATCCTTTTTTAGCCTGTAAAGTTTGAAATTCTGCTCTCCTGCCATGCTGAGGCTTTTAGCTATGTATTCTTCATCTCCTGCTTTTTTGTAACATGGGAAGTTTCTCGCAAGATCAGTTGACTCAGGGTCGTCTGTGCTAACCACAGGTTTTTCAAAAATAACCTCGCCATTATTGGCTTTAAGGGACTTCATGAAACTTTTGCAAAAGTCAGGGCTTGCTTCAGAAATATGGATGTTAGGAACAAATGCCTCGGATTCGAGTATATCCATGACAGCTTTTTCCTCGCTAATACCTGATTCAGGGGAAACTATCTGGCCAGCCGGAGGGGCGATTGTTTTGGGAGGCAGATTGCCGCTATATGGTTGATCATAATTGGGTGCTGGATAGTTTGTGTCTGGATATGGCTCATTATAGTAGTAGTATTGCTCGGTGTAAATTATTGTACTCTCATCATTATATCTGTTGTTATAATGGTAATGATTTCTGTCATCATAATGATGGTGGCTGTGATGTTTTTTGTGCCATCTTCTGTGTTCTTCGGCCCTTTTTTGAGCTTCAAGGCTTTCACTTTCTCTCCTGTGCTCCTCTTCTCTTTTTTGCGCTCTATGTTCTTCTTCCCGTCTTTTTATTTCCTCAGCGCGCCTTTCAGCTTCCAGTCTTTGCTGTTGCCTTTTCAGTTCTTCAGCCTGCTTTTTTGCTTCTTCTCTTTCTTTTTCAATGGTGGCTTCCTGTGCTTTTTTTTCAGCCTCCATCTGTTGCTGATGAAGCTTTAAAGCTTGTTCCTTGCGATCAGCTTCAATTTTATCCTGCCTGATTCTGTCTTCGTACGCCTTTTTGTCTGCTTCCTGCTGGGCCTGATGGCGTTTATATTCCTGATCCTTGCGATCAGCTTCTATCTTTTCCTGACGAATTCTGTCTTCGTATGCTTTTTTTTCTGATTCCTGGAGTTCCTGCTGTTTTTTAAACTCCTGTTCTCTCCTGTCAGCCTCAATCTTTTCTTTNNNNNNNNNNNNNNNNNNNNNNNNNNNNNNNNNNNNNNNNNNNNNNNNNNNNNNNNNNNNNNNNNNNNNNNNNNNNNNNNNNNNNNNNNNNNNNNNNNNNNNNNNNNNNNNNNNNNNNNNNNNNNNNNNNNNNNNNNNNNNNNNNNNNNNNNNNNNNNNNNNNNNNNNNNNNNNNNNNNNNNNNNNNNNNNNNNNNNNNNNNNNNNNNNNNNNNNNNNNNNNNNNNNNNNNNNNNNNNNNNNNNNNNNNNNNNNNNNNNNNNNNNNNNNNNNNNNNNNNNNNNNNNNNNNNNNNNNNNNNNNNNNNNNNNNNNNNNNNNNNNNNNNNNNNNNNNNNNNNNNNNNNNNNNNNNNNNNNNNNNNNNNNNNNNNNNNNNNNNNNNNNNNNNNNNNNNNNNNNNNNNNNNNNNNNNNNNNNNNNNNNNNNNNNNNNNNNNCTGTCCTCGTTGGCTCTTCTATCAGCCTCTGCTTTTTGCTGGCGTTCTCTGTCTTCGTTGGCTTTTCTTTCAGCCTCTGCTTTTTGCTGGCGTTCTCTGTCTTCGTTAGCTTTTCTTTCAGCCTCTGCTTTTTGCTGGCGTTCTCTGTCTTCGTTAGCTCTTCTTTCGGCCTCTATTTTTTCCTGCCGCATTCTATCTTCCGCTGCCCGTTTTTCCACGTCCTGCTTCTGATCTGTCTCATTTGCCGCAATAAGTATCTCGGTTTCAGTCTTTTTTGTTAACGCCGGATCGTTCCAACATGTATCTGCCTTTGAAATTCCTGAACAAAAAACAATTGCAACAATAAACGAAATAACAATCTTTTTCATTTAGATACCCCGGTAAAATGTTCTTCAGTGATTGTCCAGAATCGTTTTAGTCATACCAAGAAATCAAAGCCCGTAATACCCTGTTTCATAAATCTGGGTCATTTTTTCATTTTTGATCGTGAAAATCTTGAAAGCGTTGCCTTCAGAATAAGCCACGGAAGTTATTAATTCGTCTGTGCCGTTTCCGTCGAGATCTGCGGCCGCTTCAATGGTTGGCCTGAAATTGTCGTTGTACGCCTGTCTTGCGTTAAAAAATACGGCAACAGGTTCGGCGTTTTTTTCTTCTTTTCTGTAGATTGCAAATGCACATGTGAAATCTTCGGATATCCAGCCGGTCATAGAGAGTTTTTCAACCCCTTTTTTCTGATCTATACATGCCTGAAAGTCCTGGGTATAAGCCATCTGAAGCTCTTTTTTGAAAACAGTTTGCTTGTCACCCAATGCCTGCTTCATAGCCGCCGAATCAAGGGAGTTAATGTATTCTTCCGGTATTTTCTCTCCAGTATTTGTAAACTGTTTCTGCTTTGTGTCTGCTCTGCGCATAACTGGCACAGGCACAGGCTTTGAAGTGTATGCAATGAAAAAATTGTTTGGAGTTGGCCCCATGGTGTTAATGACAACGGTATCTTTCTGCCCGAGGGCTTCGGATGTCATGTAGCAGCAACCCGAGGAAGTTTGGGAAAAAACCGCTGTAAGCCTGTTTACGCTGGTTTCTTTTATGTTTCCTTTTAGATCAATAAGAAACCATTTTTCAGGATTGATAAGGCCGCTTTTGATGGAGCCGTTGTCATCAAAAGGCAGCGGAAGCGCGTTCGGGTTTTCAAAATTAAGATGTTCCGTCTTTTCAGGCGGCCAGGTTTCTCTGGAAATACGCTCGCACTCTTCGCACATAGCCTTTGAAGGAGGTATTTCAATGAAATCAAGAACAGAATTCGCCTTGAAGCCTGTTCTCCACTGGCGCTGGACTGGCTGAGCCGTGAATGGTATGCTTGTGAATCCGGGGTTTTCAGTTGGTTTGTTATCTTCCGCAAATGCATTATGAGTACAGAGCATTATTGTTAGGATTGCTGCTGTTTTTATTAATTTAAAATTGAAGTTTTTCATTTTACGATTTCTTTATGCGCCTTGAACAATTTTATTGTTTATAAAAATATATCAGATTGTTTAATATTTTTTTCGGTCTTTAATGTTGATGAAATTTCAAAAGCTCGTATTCTTGTCCTTCCAGCGCAGTCAGGAATCCAGAAGTATCTGAAAGAACTGGATGCCGGATCAAGTCAGGCATGACTCCAAAACTTTTTTTCGAAATCATCAATCTTGGTTATAAAAATATTTCCACAGCCTTATACTCCATCCCGAACGCCTCTGCGACGCCTTTACATGTAATGTTGCCGTCTATCATGCTGAGCCCAGGTTTGATGCCTGGGTTCTTTATGGCAGCTCCTTTCCAGCCGTTATTTGCTATTGTCAAGGCATATGGAAGAGTCGCATTTGTTAGCGCCAATGTCGATGTCATGGGTACGGCACCAGGCATGTTCGCCACGCAGTAATGGATAATTCCGTTAACTTCGTATGTAGGGTTGCTGTGGGTTGTGGCTCTTGATGTTTCGAAGCATCCGCCCTGGTCAATTGCGACGTCGACCATCACGGCCCCTTTTTTCATTGTCCATAGCATTTCCCTTGTAACAAGCATGGGCGCCCTCGCTCCTCTGAGAAGTACGGCGCCTATCACAACATCAGCCTCCTGGACAAGTTCTCTTATTGTCGCCGGAGTGCTCATTATTGGGAAACAGTTCTTGGGCATTATTTCTGACAAGTGTCTCAGTCTGTCAAGATCTCTGTCCAGAAGGTAAACTTTTGCGCCTAGTCCGCATGCCATAAGAGCCGCGTTTGTTCCCACAATCCCGCCTCCGATTACAAGAACTGTCGCTGGCTGAACTCCTGTGACTCCGCCAAGAAGGATGCCCCTTCCTCCCTGGAATCTTTCAAGATATTTTGCAGCTTCCTGGATAGACATTCTTCCTGCGACTTCGCTCATGGGAGTCAGAAGTGGAAGGCTTCCGTCGTTTCCTTCTATTGTTTCGTAAGCAATGGCCACAGATCTTGTTTTCATGTATTCAGTAGTAAGATCTTTATCAGCGGCAAAATGAAAATATGTGAATACAATCTGGTTTTGTCTGATCAGACCGTATTCTGAAGGTTGAGGCTCTTTAACATGCATTACCATATCGCTTTTGCCGTATATTTCTTCAGGTGTCTCACTGATATCCGCACCTGCAAGGATATATGCGTCGTCATCAAAGCCGCTGCCTGAGCCTGCCGATCTTTCAACAAGAACCTGGTGACCGTTTCTTGTCATTATTTCGACTCCAGAAGGAGTCATGGATACTCTGTTTTCTTCGGTTTTTATTTCTTTTAGAATTCCAACTATCATGGCAGGCTCCTTAAAGTAAGTCGGATTGTTTGCTGAATAAACGGCATGATTTTAGCATTTTCGTCAAAAAAAGTATAAATTAATAAACACAGATAATAAAATGGTGCATTTTATTTCATTTTCAAATCAAAGATGAAATCAAGGCGGCAAGGAGGAAACGACGCAAACGTACGTGGTTTGTACGTTGAGGAGCTGACGACGGTGCTAACCCGATCCATGCATTGAGATAACACTTTGATTTGGAATTGGAAGTATTTTGAAAGGAAGTCAATGATGAGTAAAATCTTTCAAGGAAATATCGTAATCACAGGTGTTACCAAAGGTCTTGGCAGGGCAATGGCTGCTAAATTCATTGATCTTGGATACAGGGTCTTTGGGTGCGGCAGGTCTGAAAATGAGATTTTGGCCCTGAATAGTTTGTTTGGTAAAATGCATATGTTTGATGTTGTTGATGTGACTGATTTCGAGTCTGTAAACGCATGGGCTTTAAAGATAGCCGCTAAAGCCGGAGTGCCTGATATTCTGATAAATAATGCGGCCATAATGAATGATCCCCATCCTTTGTGGCAGATAAGGCCTGATGATTTCTCAAACCTCATTGATGTCAATGTAAAGGGCGTTTTCAATGTTGTGCGGGCATTTGTTCCTGAAATGATAAAAAGAAGAAAAGGGAAAATAATAAATTTCAGTTCGGGATGGGGAAGATTTGTTTCACCCGAAGTTGCGCCTTACTGTACTTCCAAATGGGCGGTCGAGGGAATGACAAGGGCTTTGGCAGAAGAACTGCCAGTAGGCATGGTTGCTATTCCGTTAAATCCCGGAGTCATTGATACAAATATGCTAAGGCAGTGCTGGGGCAGCGAGGCAGGATCTTATTTGAAGCCGGTTGAGTGGGCTGAAAGAGCTGTTCCTTTTATAATTTCAATAACGTCAGAGATGAATGGCAAGCCTCTTTCTGTGAAATGAATTATAATTTTTTGTTGTTATGCTCAAATCTCAGTAACAGTTGAAAGTTCGTGGGCTTAACATTTTTAAAACTCTAAAAATATCAGTTTTTTGCCTACTAACAAAACCATAAAGTTTTTGCGGAGCTTTTTATAAAAAGCGACCCGCCGGAGGCACTCGGCTTAACGTCGGATTACGGACAAAGGGCGTCCTAATCCGACTTACGCATCACCCTTTTTTGATGGCAAATTAACCATAAAAGGCACTTCTTAACTGAAAATCAGGCAGAGCCACATAATTTTTTGAATGTTATCTTTTTGAGTGGGGCTTCAACTGTTGACAAGGTCGCAATAAGTCCGATTTCGGTCATTCCTGTGCAGGCCGGAATCCAGAAGTATTTGAAAATACAA
The sequence above is drawn from the Desulforegula conservatrix Mb1Pa genome and encodes:
- the ald gene encoding alanine dehydrogenase, producing MIVGILKEIKTEENRVSMTPSGVEIMTRNGHQVLVERSAGSGSGFDDDAYILAGADISETPEEIYGKSDMVMHVKEPQPSEYGLIRQNQIVFTYFHFAADKDLTTEYMKTRSVAIAYETIEGNDGSLPLLTPMSEVAGRMSIQEAAKYLERFQGGRGILLGGVTGVQPATVLVIGGGIVGTNAALMACGLGAKVYLLDRDLDRLRHLSEIMPKNCFPIMSTPATIRELVQEADVVIGAVLLRGARAPMLVTREMLWTMKKGAVMVDVAIDQGGCFETSRATTHSNPTYEVNGIIHYCVANMPGAVPMTSTLALTNATLPYALTIANNGWKGAAIKNPGIKPGLSMIDGNITCKGVAEAFGMEYKAVEIFL
- a CDS encoding N-formylglutamate amidohydrolase, which encodes MKSIEKAKFIITCEHGGNKVPGELAEYFSKACKILENHRGYDIGGLELARKISAGLEAPFFYSETTRLVVDLNRSTFSKNLFSEFTCILNKEEKDRILEKYYFPYRNKVETEITRLAEEQGVIHIAVHSFTPVMNDKVRNADIGFLYDPKRKPEKTFCSLWKQKLDKETPSFRTRMNYPYRGISDCLPLKLKKILQPEKYIGIELEINNKIFENPALTKMLHEALLKTLMEIKEQQF
- a CDS encoding DUF3313 domain-containing protein, yielding MSGKHYLYFMIVLLALMNIGCASSGMKKVEKTGFLGDYSGLKQGGGDQAAYGYSRPGADLSKYDKILIEKVCVCLLGQEESTDLEPILLREFADYYDQAITSAVFDKYKIVDEPGPGVLRVRAAITDVKPASPIINTLSSVSPLGISISLATKIVTDKNLGTGEAASEIEVLDSVTGERLAADVDRRQGGKMIFRDKWTDTKNAFDHWASRLRIRLEAMCVRD
- a CDS encoding C40 family peptidase — translated: MYFAQRDRFISLMDSQKVKKWHWRHAGLDPASSNYSCFWIQAFARMTEIEFFATLSSFTPTQTILNFKTKKRGILFIPLLLFFIILMSGCSAVAPRHEEEDALREKIVQTALKYKGCPYKPGGTTPKGFDCSGFTSFVYNKAGIRIPRTSGSQFDSGQDVDFDEMRNGDLVFFTRWGSIGKLFSPNHVGIFIGNDRFIHAPSSGGKVRIDKLSDEYWDSHYKGSRNVIK
- a CDS encoding MFS transporter; translated protein: MMSSVYDPQMPDEHSQFKLLRMKKFAPFFWTQFCGAFNDNVFKNSLILTLAFHAGNVAKGESDILMNLAAGLFILPFFLFSATAGQIADKFDKSRIIQIIKIAEILIMICATFAFYYRSNSALLFLLFLMGMHSAFFGPVKYSIIPQHLESHEIIGGNALVEMGTFVAILIGTILGGILIQQENGRIYAGITVIIIAFMGWLASSFIPKAEAADKNLKIGLNPIAESIKTIKFAKREKSVFLSVLGISWFWFLGASYLTQIPNYTKTILGSGEGVVTLLLTMFSVGIGAGSLLCEWLSGRKIEYGLVPIGSIGLSIFGIDLAMSYSATNPDHLLTVMEFLKTSGSIRVLVDLVLIGIFGGLYIVPLYALIQVRTEPELRSRVIAANNILNALFMVASAAMAGILLGKFGLSIPIFFLILTIMNIVVALYIYTLVPEFTMRCLVWVLTHIIYRIKHKNLHMIPSEGPAVIVSNHVSYVDALIIASLCRRPARFVMDSSIFKIPVMNFIFTTAKAIPICSRKQNPEIYEKAFVSIAEALDAGEIVCIFPEGMITKTGDIHEFKNGIEKILEKNQVPVVPSALRGLWGSFFSHKDGNAMMKFPKRFFSKIEYVVGNPIHPEEANAEGLRLAVIGLRDDAGV
- a CDS encoding GGDEF domain-containing protein gives rise to the protein MENSITTLDIVSLCLKLDLAAKNIYDRFTNTCENQGIKNFWLETKTTEERHIEFWKTIIKLSNKNGLPEIFDSPDSVAKELELSLNKTQELLKKAEDSNSILETFLIAYKLEFYMMNPAFELLFHILGRNAEGLNPETDYMAHIKGFDEILKKHGLITPELELLGETLLHIWKESNRIARQTIIDELTSAYNRRGFMVVAEQLAELSRRNNSGIGIILIDIDHFKKINEAQGHQIGDRMLKQISEIIKSSLRASDLIGRYGGDEFIIFLPEVRHKGASLVAEKIRSAVEEANIEKTGVTVSIGSMDGHIKEEPQELIWEMIKQSESYLYAAKKGGRNMVMGNT
- a CDS encoding substrate-binding periplasmic protein; the encoded protein is MPRSFSMAIVLISIFPALIFGQESSPDFQKIRWMTEEYAPYNYTERGILKGISVDILNEIWKRSGIGPKKPDIEVLPWARGYMYLKNEKNSCLFSMGITEERKKHFIFSNPILSNNNVIIAKKSKKYKIDSINELKNIIIGTVREDAGEQFLVSAGCQMDKLERSSSAETLVRKLAMGRMDAISYGEDTAAYNMKLYGIDPNQYEVIYLINKSETAFGFNKDTEPEIIARFNKTIDDLKKDGTIERIREKYLR